The DNA sequence ACCCAGAAGAAACCAACACAGAATGCTGTGGAATAAAGAGAttcctattcattttttttcctactgataCTTTTGGTCCTGGAAtctgttttttgttagtttgaaggaaataaaagagcaAATTGgggtaaatatatgtatttataataatatatattatttacatatgtaaataatgTGATTTCCAACTTATTTTACTTTTGCTACAATGAAGATGGACTCTAGGGCCTACCCTGTGCTAGGTAAGTGCTCAACAAATGAACTTTATCCCTGGccttgtttttataattattgaGTCAAAACCTCACTACATAATGGCCTTGAAGACACTGTGAAGAGCCAGCAGTTGATAACTGCGTGTCTCTTGCTTCTACATTCAAAGCAATAAATATTAAAGGATTATTTCACCATGTACATCTTATTTACACTCTTTGACATGTTTCATGcaaattttaaagttattcatCTATTACTCAGTTAtttctattgaaaataaatttagggggaaatgataacaaaaacaaaaacacataggACTATGCTGCAGATGAACCTCACTTGGGTCTCCGATCTGCAGGAAACagggttctggttacaggtgaGCAAGGGGTCATCGAGAAATGAATGACAAATacgaacacaagggagtgctgtatgtatctggatgtaatttctcaaagcgagcaccagtcttataatacagaagaaaaacaagaaagctaggcaaaTACATCCATCAAGatacactggttcttaacacaaaacaaagaaaatgcatacataaaaagatgtcgggagccaggccatgtttacaactgagaataggaacaacccttaattaagatcagctaaacacaggagccaggtgaatgctatgatacaatgctagtctattgctCCCActaccaggggtcctttagtaaatacctgattatgctatttcTCTGGGCCTAATGAAAAAACCTGCACGAGGGGAATTcagttctactaaccctttcatgaataatactacaacccacctgtttgctaggccattgtgtattcctgtgtttgggtgtgactcggctactgtcctaagtaattactatatagactagccctgagctttctagctctattcaagtaaattgtaatgcctgattattttcactgtctctactagaagtaaatttgaatgttactgaataggtaacattcttactgaattccatgCTCAGGGTTGACTTCAAGGACTATCTAGGACTTTGGTGAAGGCCAGGGAGTAAAATTCAACCTGATTTcagtatttgtaaaatcattactTGGAAGCACCTAtaatacaagaaagcacacagatctatACACCAGACTAACACAGAGAcaggtttgagtatatgggttatgggaatgccaaggttccaggaggctaagtttccatgaaactctttgcctcatgactGCTTCTAGGCTTTTAGACCTaccaagcagacttcactggagtggatgtagatGTAGCAGGAAtgtaagttttttattttataaagctcTGCTGTTTGCCGGAATCTAATAATTGCCTAATCCATCCTGATTGGATGGCGCTCTTATGGATCAAAGCAATAATGGCTTATATTTTGAAAGCTCTACCCCCATACCCCTATACCTCATGTACTGCTTTCTGGGGTGGGGCATAGGAAAATTGttaaaactgttttcattttctctacacAACACATAAGCCTGGAATGATgtgctggcaaaaaaaaaaaggaaagaccagTTGAAGAATGTGGGGACTTATTGTGTAGTGTAGGAAGACAAAGTGGCAAATTGTTTCAAACACTGAGCTATTTTGATTCAAAGGACGGATTGACATCCTAAGGAAGTTGTGGTACCTACTCTAGTATCTATAGGTTAAGGCTGTATATTGACTTTTACATCAGTCTCTGTCACTGTGGCCACAGATgcttccttccatggcttctgttctCTGAGTGGGAGGTAAGGAGTCCTCTTCACAGTTGAACTAACACTACACTGGCAAACACATTTGTAGGACTAGTACTAACAGGAGTACTATTCCAGTTAACTGCGAGGTTCCATATGAACTCTTGCATAAGCTGACAGTTTTCAAAGAACATGGTACACAGTAAAGTGGATTTCAAACCATTCCAGATGCTGTGCCCTCATTGCGGTAGGAGATGGATGGATGCCAAGGTCCCAGCTTACTGTCATCCCAAAAACTTTGTGCTTGTTAGTATGTTTTATATGTTGGATTTTTCTGTTCAAAATGCTTTTAAGTGGATGTGCCTTTAACCAACTTGAATTACATGGTAAtacttgtcttaaaacaaaattctgaatATTATTTGGATTTCAAAATTGGAATTTTTGTTAGTGTCATTGTTAAAGTCATGACAGGCAAAGTTGGTGGTTGTAACAGAgtacatttttagtattttaaaaataatgataatattatcactttttttttttttttttgagacaagatttctctgtgtatccctggctgtcctggaactcactctgtgggccaggctggcctagaactaggatctgcctgcctctgcctcctaattactgggattaaaagtgtgtgccccCATGTTGTctggtttaaaaataatgaactgaTAGAAacctaatttcattttatttggacttactttacttttttttttctttttaaagtcaggAGTTTGTGGACATTGTGTCAAGATTTGTTTgctataaatgtatttttctaaattgctACATATTTCACCTGTCAGGATTAGGAATACAGGCATTTTGTAAGGACTCACTGACCcaaaaaggaagtaaagaaaatattccaaaccttttaaaaagaaaaatcgtAAAGGGAGAAATAGAGCCAATTGCATGGGTGAGGCCTATGACAAATGTAGATTGCAGGCTTCCTTCTACCACAAATGTCAGCGTGCTTGGCATCTGAGTGCATTGTGCATACGCCCCATCCCCACTCCGAAAGGTCAGCATAGCCCTTTGGGAAAAATCTTTTCTTATAAATTGAAATGTTTGCTCACCTAACCTTAGGAAATGTTTAACATTTGCTTTGATGTGGTAGCTGTTTGTggaattgttctttttgtttctattttcctgtcTGTTTTGTACACCACAGGCACCCAAATTactgaaagcaacttggaggCACTTCTGTCTGCCAGATCAGATCCTCTTGTTCAGAAAACTAGGCAATGCCTTGGGCTTCCAAAAACCGAGCATGCTCCATACGTTTTTTTGTTCGTAGGAAGTCACTTGAGAGACTGGTCTGAATCATAGCAGTAATTTTCCACAGATTATACATGCTGACATTCTAaagtagagggaggaggatgggaaagaggcaaagaaggaaaagaaattggtGTGGCAGGATCCCTGTTCACCTATGTGACAGTTTTATTGTGCATAGGATATGCAGCGGTTAGAGACACAAATTTTAATTGAAGCTTTTCAATTCTGGGAAGGATGCAAGGAAGCAATTTGCTGCTGGTGATCATCTGCCTCCAATTTGCTGACAACTGTGTGGTGTGTGAAGATCTTTTCTCTTGGTAGTTCTTGTTCTAGATCCATCTGGAATTGATAGCAAGGTGGAATTCTGGTCTCTGATGACAACACGGAGCAGATAGCACAAACAGGTTTATAATTTCTTAAAGTTAAAATGCCTTAATTTAGCAatgactaaaaataaacaaaaggaggGGCTTCAAGGAGGCAGGCAGTATCCAGGTTCTTAGTCTGGGCTGGACCACAGGAAAGGACCTGAGTCAGTATGGCTCATTATTTTGGAACACTTCCGAATATTCATGTCCCTGAATAGCTTTCCCTTCCATTTTAGCCAAATCCCTGTACTGCTGACTAGAACTGCAAGATAAGCTACTGTGTAAGAACATATATGTGTACCTCACAACTGTACATTTCAGTAGACAGATTTCTCAGAGGGAGCCCTCTTCATAGTGTATCCTGACAAGATCCTCCCTAGACTCTGTTTCTTCAATTAACCCTTTCTTTGTCATCAGTTTCTTTCCATTCAATGATTCActcataatcaaactcaggacctggTATCTTCTCCTTGCTATTGCACATTGTCCTTCCTTCAAAGTAAAACTTAAAGCAGACAACAGCAGATTGACCACACACTCTGCCTTCCACTTCCTTTCATTcacctttttgttgttgagaattaATTACATGAGGAGCTGCAGTTACATCATTtccacccctctccctctccgtgTCTTCTGATTTCCACTACCTGTCAAATTCATGAGCTCTTATTTAGTTATTacatgtacacccacacacatatactagtaggatatgtgtgtgtgtgcgtgcatgtgcacatgtgtgtgtatatattctcCTAACAAGTTGAAGAGAGGTTTCCATGCctggcactgagatttttttgttaGGTAACTTATACCTCTCTTAGGAGAACATTTTTACCCCATGCGACATAACTCCACTCAAACTGTACATATGTTTGTATACACACgtaatgatttgtgtgtgtgtgtgtgtgtgtgtgtgtgtgtgtgtatgtatgtataaacatgaTTCCCTATGGCCTTTTTCAAACAATGGTATTGTTCCTTCTACCTCCCTAGTAACAGTCCCTCCTCATTTTCCCCATTTCCCTTTCATAGCACCTGTATTCTGGTAGCTCCCTCTGTAGAAGTCCTCATTACCACCCCATGGACCTTTTTTACTGTTCTGTCTTCTGTAGTTGTCATCCCTGAAGATGCAGAGCTAGGATccataaataagagaaaacaggGGTCTTGGCTACCTCATTAAGAATatattctagtttcattcatttgcctgaaagtAACATGACTTAATCTCTACAGCTGTATAGATTTTTATCTGTGTCCCCCACCTTTATTATTTCTCAGTTGAAGTGCATTTAAGTTGCTTCTATTTTCTAGCTgttataaatagagcagcaatgactTTGGAGGAGGACATCAAGCCCTTTGTACATATGTGTCGAGTCTTCTTGTATGCCTTGTTTTCTAATTGCattattgagggtttttttttattccaacttCAAAGAGTTCTTTTCATTACTCATATATTTTTAATGCATTCACTTTTCAAATCCTGAATTATGTTCATCATTTCAGTCAgctgtatgtttgtgttttcacGAACATCATTCAGGAATTTATTCTTATCCCTTTTTTAGTTCATGAAGATAATTTGTTTATATCTTAACATCACAAATTCTTTCATGTTTATGACTATTAAATTCTCTGTCTAAATAATCTATATAATTCTCATTGGCAAACACTTTTATAAGACATTTCTATAGTGGGTTTGGGGGCCCTGTTTTTTGACCTTTTACATTGTGTTTTTGTGATGTGACCTGGGCTTATGCACTACTTTCATTGGTTGTATGTCTGATGTGAGAGTCTAGCCTGTCTCTGCTGCAGGAGCTGTGTGATCAGATCTAGGACCAGAAATATGGGGGAACCCATTAGACAAGGACAGTGAGGGGGCTGAGTGATTGAAAGCATACCTGGGACTGTGGGGTTGGTGCAGGTGGAGGAGGTTTGGGGGAATTTAGGAGGCAAGGTGAGTGGACTAGGTGTATATCCGGCATTAGCCTGGGAGTGTGGTCCTGACATGAACAGGCTAGGTTCTGGGCTTCCATTCACTCTTTAAGCAGGTCCAGTCTGACTTCCATCCCTTGAACTGACACTCACTGTTGTCAAAGCCAGTGACCACACTATGTCTTTCATGTTATGCAGCTTCTTCACAGAGTTTTAACACTTCACTCGAGTCACTGTTTCTCCTCTTTACCCCGTTCTTCCATTTTCCTGATCTTTGGGGCAGcttcttctctgcctttgtctgttCATTCCTCACTTGTGTCTAAATGTGGGAGTAAGACAGGACTGAGTATTTGgccttctttctcatttcttggaTGATTCCGTCTGTTCTGTGTTTTAAGTACTATGCAGAGTGAAGGAGCCCCAAATTTATAGCTAGGCTTGGCAGTTCCTAGTGTCtccatatgtatacatgcagtCATTTGCTTGGCATCTCCACATAGCTATTTTAGTAGATATCTcagggttttggtgtttttttttttttcagccaaatTTGATTCTCTCGAGCTTttcattttcagcaaatgatacTCATTGATGTAGTTGCTCAAAATGAAAACCTTTGAGTTATACTTAATGTAGCCCTTTTTCTTTTAcgcttccttctctctcacctATTATTTCTATCTTGATCTATTCAACTTAACCACTTTATCTACATGTCCCCATATGAACCAGCCAGCTGCCTGTCTACCCTGCCATGCTCCTAAAATATAGAGGttgaaatattctctctctctctctctctctctctctctctctctctctctctctctctctctctctNtctctctctctctctctctctctctctctctctctctctctctgtgtgtgtgtgtgtgtgtgtgtgtgtgtgtgtgtgtgtgtgtgtgtgtaacatgtttCTCATTGTTTCCCATGATTTACTGTTGATGGTACTCAGAGGTATCTTCTGTAGCTTTTGCTATTTGTCTCTCTTGGGTCAAAGCACATACCTCAGCCTAAAGTTATGTTAGAAAGCACTGGACTCTTCACAGACAAAGCATGGAAGCACCCTCCCTGCCTATTAGTGACCAACCCAGTAAAGTAGCTAACTGGCTCGTGAGATCCCAGCTAGTGGCGGTTGGATGAATTATTCTACAATGATTTTCAGATTTATGTGGCAGGTTCTTTTAAGTTCTTGACATCCATGCACAAGACAGAACACATATCCTTGCCCTGTTCACAGAGCTAGCATATCAATAGGAAATATGGGTAATAAGATATTACAGGTACAAATAAACAATGTCAGCACATATTTAAAGTGCTATGGAGGAAAAGGTTTGGGGGGACAAGCTACTTCCCAGGTCACCTCCATTTCTATAGTGAGGTAGAAGAGGCATTTTCATAGCTCATACATTAACTCTTGGCTCTGAAAATGAACTTAGAGATCTTGAGCAGTTTTGCTGTCTGTGGCCTTTTAGCTCCCTGTTTATAAAGTAGAACACCTACTTCTCAAGGCTACTAAGAATAATTACTGCAgatcccttcccccatccaccccAGTCCTTCCattgaaagaggaggaggatggaaaaTAGATGCTACTCTTGGAATTTCCCTCTCCTGGGAATCTAGCAAGCTTAAAAAGCCACCCACCTTTCCTGGAATGAGTTCAAACATGCTGATTATGTGTGCAAGCAGCTGCATgccttatttaaataaaaagagctACCCTTATTTTCTATATAATACTCTTCAAGGTCGGgcatatttactttttttgtttaagaattttcatttttaagtgtgtgcgagacagggaaagaggaagggaaaggagagggagaaaggaaggaaagggaggggaaggaagagtaATAGAGGGgaacaaaggggaggggagggagagagtctTTGTGAGTATATGCCACAGTATTTGTGTTGTGagccacatgggtgctggtaGTGGAATCCAGGCTCTTCACCAGAGTAGTTGACTTCTGCTCTTAACTACGGAGCATCTCTCCAGgctttcattttggttttaggaattattttttctttctcattttctggttAGCTTCATTTTTTTAGAATCTTTTTGATAAAGAATGGtctatttatttgtcttatataGTAGTAAGTTCACAATTGTAGGAGACGAACATTTAAATGGAAACACTAACCTTTATTTTCATGCTGAAGTGTGTGGGTACAAACAATTTCCAAAAAACACTATATATAATAAGCAAAAAATAAGTTAGTACATTGTAAATTTACATAGTTTCATCAACTGACAGGTTTAAGAGCAAACGAGTCTTTTAAGACTTTGGAGCtacattaagttaaaaaaaaaaaatccactcaaaCTTTATCAACCTCAAGACAATAAAGAGCTATTCAAGTGTTCTTTGAACCAATTACacaagtacatttttattttttggttacaGTCCCCTGCTATGCACAAGAGCATTGGAATGCTGGAACAATTACACATTTTCAAACGgcacaaagcaaagcaaggagTTAACATGCCAGCCTTAGAGAGGCTGTGGTGAAAGTGCAGACTGCATTTTCTCTTCCTGAACCATTAGTATAAGAACGGGTACCTCAGACAACACGGCAGGGGCATAAGCATGCTTTCTACACCACTCTGGTGGGACAGCTACCAGAACCAGGTTTCCATGCCTTGGAAAATACCTCTGGTTTAAACAGTGAACAGGCTTCAACTGACTATAGTGCAAATCAAATAGCGAGGAGCAAAACTGACAGAATAGAGACTTCCACGGACCACCTGCTGTTGCTCTACCTGGCACCAGGCCACACAGATACATTGGCACACAGTAACAACTAATTAGGTTTTCATGTGGAAAGCGGTGCGGCGTAGTGAGTGTAGGGCCACCACACAGCAACCGCGGAGCAAAGCTCCGATGTTGTAGACAGGATCTGTACCCCCTCTCTGAGTACTGAATGCCCACAGAACAGTGGGTACCACAGGGGCAGCCACAGCCAGTAGATCTACCAAGAAACTGCTGCTCCAGTACTGCCTCACAACACTTCCCTGGGTAAGCGTGAGGACGCTGTCCAATCTTTCTTCTGTGTAGGCTGCAAAATCTAGCTCTCTCATGAGGCGATTTGCACGGGCTTCCATAGCCTCCTTGCTGAATGGGACCTccacaggagacagaaggataGCTGAGTTGGGGCTTCTTGGAGTTAAATCAACCATTAAGGCAGAGATAGATTCTGAGAAGCTTTCCATCGAGTCAGCTCCAGATTCATCTGGAGATGCCGAGCTTGTGGGACAGGAGTCCTGCAGCTTTAGTACACTCTGAAGGAGCTCTGAGATGGCAGGGCTGAATGGCACCACATCGGTCTGCACGGCTTGCTCCACCACCGCAATGCCCTCTTCCTGGCTCACCAAGGGGAGAGCCTTGAGGGTTTGTGGCCCTGGAGTGGAATGAACAAACTCCAGGTCGCCGGATTCTGTGGTGGTGGCAGTCACCATCTCATCTAACAGATCGGTGCCCTCGGCCATGCTGTCTCCCACCAGAAGCTCACTGTCGGCACCTTCCTCTGttatctgttcttccagagataaCCCATCTGCCATCTTGTCAAATGTGCTGCTCAGGGGTAAGCTCTTCTCTGGGGAATCAAAGGAAAAGTCAAGACACAGTTCATCCCTCAGGGAACTATTGTGTGCCATCTCCATGCTTTGAAGCAGAGATTCCAGTTTCTTGTTTTGGATGTTTATGTCCACAAAGTACTTCTGAATGCCTTTATCTTTGTCAGCCAAGCTGCTCCTCATAGTCTCAATGACCTGTTTGAGCTGTTTAatctcttttctggcttctttgagtGCCAACTGTGCCTCCACTCTGTGGCACTCTTCCTCAATCCAGTCTTCCCTCATTCGAGCCAGCTGAGACTTGAGCTCCATGATTTCAGACTCCCTATAGGGAAGGCAGGCACAGTTATAAGCAAAGTCAACTTTGAAATAGCTAAGAGTCGACAGCAGCCACAGCACATGCTCTTCCAACACAAAATAAGTTTCagtttcagatttttgttttgttttgttttgttttgttttttggcaagTATTAGCCAGGGAACTTCCCCCTCTAATTGTAAAACAGCTAAGTTAATAATAGTAACCAGAACCAGAATCAAAATAGCTGCCATTGTTTCCTTTTTGAATACTCAATGTGGAGCAGAGTATGTTCCAAGTACTTCATTAGCATTATCCTCTACACCaaacttattttgtattttactattGATTTCTTAGTCTACTTCTAACTCTGTAGCttattccatatatacatatatgtatatataataaatatatgaacagTTGTGAAGAAAGTACCGATTAAAGAGAAgctaaaaaaaatcagttatagCCTTGTATtgtcttgtatatatatatagtcattatATTCCAGTGATCCTCTTTAAACAGTGAAATGTTATATGTTCAAGAAGAGCTTTCTAAAagtttcttattctttctcaTCTCAGAGAACAATCAATCTGCAATATGCTGAGATGACTATGAGATGTCTTACTATTCACAATAACCTATTATAAAAACTTTACCAAGAAattcttatatataattttttcaaagtCAGTGTAAATATATATTCTCAGGTTACTTGCGAATACAATGATCAATCAGTCCACATCTTCATGTACCTGAGGGCAGATAGTGTTGCTTCTTTAAATTTAGGCTTGCCAGTTTTACCAAGTTTTCCTGCTTTCTTATGCCTCCTCTTGCAAGGGCTCAAGACTTCCCCTGGACTTTTCATAAATCACAGTAGTCCACAAAGTTCATGTCTCTTTCAGTCAGGTGTAAGTCAAATTAAATCGGAAGATGAAAACCCCTTGCCTGTACTGTCTGTCCAAATTTACCAGTCAAGGTAACGGATTCCTCACAGTATCCTGTCTGTGGCAACACAGGATTGGAGACTGTCACTTCCTAGAGAATGCAAGTACTGCTCCCACTAAGAATGCAGCTCTGTACTTACAGCTAGTACATCTAAGAGTACTGTCCCAAGAGGaaactaaaaagcaaaaaaatctgGCTTGCTCTTAACATATCAAAagtttgggactttttttttttttttctcttttttcttttgcgtTTTATCTGTGATAACATCTAGACGACACTGTTTTATTGCTTAGTTTAGTTTTTCCCTCACATCTTAACAATAGTCCAAGAATAACGAAGCTCTTCCTTCAGCATAGCTAGAGCTGGCAGGAGTCAGaaagctttcctttctctccagagATTATCGGGGCTTGCTTGACTAGGCCACTGTGACCTGCTCTGCTGGAAGTAGATTGTTCCTACAAGTGTTTCTGCCATTTAAAAATAGCCGCGTACACACCCAATTCCTTCTGGCAAAACTGACCACACCCAGGAGAAAGGATCTCCTCTACCCTAGTAGCTCCCAGGAGCTCCTGCAACAACAAAGGCAAAAACACTTGTGAAATGAATCTGAagacttaaaaagtaaaataaaaatagttttgccTTTCATTCTTCAGTATAGTCTTGGTCCCTGTGTCACTTTCTGTGAGGAAGGAACTGTGCTAAGCCTCCTGGTGTGGGAAACCCAGATGTACCTCTCATGGAGTCGGCGCTCTGACTCCTTCAGCTTGGTCCTCAGGTGCCTCACTGTGACCTCCTTCTGCTGCAGAGGAGTCAAATACTGTTCTGGATTTGGGGGTTTGACACCATGATTTTCTCCACACGACATGTATCTTCCAGACCTTCTGAGAGAATTCAAGCAATAAGATGTTACTTTGtgcctgtttccttttctttttacaaatatttattttatgcgcattggggtgttttgcttgcatgcatatcTGTATGAGGGAATCAgctcccctggagttggagctacaaacatttgtgagctgccatgtgggtgctgggaattgaaccctaagtcctctggaagagaacacagtgctgttaaccactgagccatc is a window from the Mus pahari chromosome 17, PAHARI_EIJ_v1.1, whole genome shotgun sequence genome containing:
- the Sybu gene encoding syntabulin isoform X3 codes for the protein MGPLRESKKEQRAQHQEISRSRIPRLILRPHRPQQQRQQQQQQQQQQQNKVSPASESPFSEEESREFNPSSSGRSARTISSNSFCSDDTGCPSSQSVSPVKTPSDTGHSPIGFCPGSDEDFTRKKCRIGMVGEGSIQSARYKKESKGGIIKPGSEADFSSSSSTGSISAPEVHMSTTGNKRTSFSRNRGPHGRNNGASSHKSGSSPPSPREKDLVSMLCRNPLSPSNTHPSYAPSSPSSSNSGSYKGSDCSPVMRSGRYMSCGENHGVKPPNPEQYLTPLQQKEVTVRHLRTKLKESERRLHERESEIMELKSQLARMREDWIEEECHRVEAQLALKEARKEIKQLKQVIETMRSSLADKDKGIQKYFVDINIQNKKLESLLQSMEMAHNSSLRDELCLDFSFDSPEKSLPLSSTFDKMADGLSLEEQITEEGADSELLVGDSMAEGTDLLDEMVTATTTESGDLEFVHSTPGPQTLKALPLVSQEEGIAVVEQAVQTDVVPFSPAISELLQSVLKLQDSCPTSSASPDESGADSMESFSESISALMVDLTPRSPNSAILLSPVEVPFSKEAMEARANRLMRELDFAAYTEERLDSVLTLTQGSVVRQYWSSSFLVDLLAVAAPVVPTVLWAFSTQRGGTDPVYNIGALLRGCCVVALHSLRRTAFHMKT
- the Sybu gene encoding syntabulin isoform X2 — encoded protein: MGPLRESKEQRAQHQEISRSRIPRLILRPHRPQQQRQQQQQQQQQQQNKVSPASESPFSEEESREFNPSSSGRSARTISSNSFCSDDTGCPSSQSVSPVKTPSDTGHSPIGFCPGSDEDFTRKKCRIGMVGEGSIQSARYKKESKGGIIKPGSEADFSSSSSTGSISAPEVHMSTTGNKRTSFSRNRGPHGRNNGASSHKSGSSPPSPREKDLVSMLCRNPLSPSNTHPSYAPSSPSSSNSGSYKGSDCSPVMRRSGRYMSCGENHGVKPPNPEQYLTPLQQKEVTVRHLRTKLKESERRLHERESEIMELKSQLARMREDWIEEECHRVEAQLALKEARKEIKQLKQVIETMRSSLADKDKGIQKYFVDINIQNKKLESLLQSMEMAHNSSLRDELCLDFSFDSPEKSLPLSSTFDKMADGLSLEEQITEEGADSELLVGDSMAEGTDLLDEMVTATTTESGDLEFVHSTPGPQTLKALPLVSQEEGIAVVEQAVQTDVVPFSPAISELLQSVLKLQDSCPTSSASPDESGADSMESFSESISALMVDLTPRSPNSAILLSPVEVPFSKEAMEARANRLMRELDFAAYTEERLDSVLTLTQGSVVRQYWSSSFLVDLLAVAAPVVPTVLWAFSTQRGGTDPVYNIGALLRGCCVVALHSLRRTAFHMKT
- the Sybu gene encoding syntabulin isoform X5 gives rise to the protein MRPHLPVQSLQPPATLPTCSEAPGAAALAPEAKRPRGPERAGSCCTTCANRAGAGGAGRSWPLQPQRKPVATRCVAGRRPSLTQASRAFGDTVWTAQWTRSAKETVPPPGRRRRRQRRRGEPAGSSEMGPLRESKKEQRAQHQEISRSRIPRLILRPHRPQQQRQQQQQQQQQQQNKVSPASESPFSEEESREFNPSSSGRSARTISSNSFCSDDTGCPSSQSVSPVKTPSDTGHSPIGFCPGSDEDFTRKKCRIGMVGEGSIQSARYKKESKGGIIKPGSEADFSSSSSTGSISAPEVHMSTTGNKRTSFSRNRGPHGRNNGASSHKSGSSPPSPREKDLVSMLCRNPLSPSNTHPSYAPSSPSSSNSGSYKGSDCSPVMRRSGRYMSCGENHGVKPPNPEQYLTPLQQKEVTVRHLRTKLKESERRLHERESEIMELKSQLARMREDWIEEECHRVEAQLALKEARKEIKQLKQVIETMRSSLADKDKGIQKYFVDINIQNKKLESLLQSMEMAHNSSLRDELCLDFSFDSPEKSLPLSSTFDKMADGLSLEEQITEEGADSELLVGDSMAEGTDLLDEMVTATTTESGDLEFVHSTPGPQTLKALPLVSQEEGIAVVEQAVQTDVVPFSPAISELLQSVLKLQDSCPTSSASPDESGADSMESFSESISALMVDLTPRSPNSAILLSPVEVPFSKEAMEARANRLMRELDFAAYTEERLDSVLTLTQGSVVRQYWSSSFLVDLLAVAAPVVPTVLWAFSTQRGGTDPVYNIGALLRGCCVVALHSLRRTAFHMKT
- the Sybu gene encoding syntabulin isoform X1, which codes for MGPLRESKKEQRAQHQEISRSRIPRLILRPHRPQQQRQQQQQQQQQQQNKVSPASESPFSEEESREFNPSSSGRSARTISSNSFCSDDTGCPSSQSVSPVKTPSDTGHSPIGFCPGSDEDFTRKKCRIGMVGEGSIQSARYKKESKGGIIKPGSEADFSSSSSTGSISAPEVHMSTTGNKRTSFSRNRGPHGRNNGASSHKSGSSPPSPREKDLVSMLCRNPLSPSNTHPSYAPSSPSSSNSGSYKGSDCSPVMRRSGRYMSCGENHGVKPPNPEQYLTPLQQKEVTVRHLRTKLKESERRLHERESEIMELKSQLARMREDWIEEECHRVEAQLALKEARKEIKQLKQVIETMRSSLADKDKGIQKYFVDINIQNKKLESLLQSMEMAHNSSLRDELCLDFSFDSPEKSLPLSSTFDKMADGLSLEEQITEEGADSELLVGDSMAEGTDLLDEMVTATTTESGDLEFVHSTPGPQTLKALPLVSQEEGIAVVEQAVQTDVVPFSPAISELLQSVLKLQDSCPTSSASPDESGADSMESFSESISALMVDLTPRSPNSAILLSPVEVPFSKEAMEARANRLMRELDFAAYTEERLDSVLTLTQGSVVRQYWSSSFLVDLLAVAAPVVPTVLWAFSTQRGGTDPVYNIGALLRGCCVVALHSLRRTAFHMKT
- the Sybu gene encoding syntabulin isoform X4; this translates as MKVYGAYSLSSEADFSSSSSTGSISAPEVHMSTTGNKRTSFSRNRGPHGRNNGASSHKSGSSPPSPREKDLVSMLCRNPLSPSNTHPSYAPSSPSSSNSGSYKGSDCSPVMRRSGRYMSCGENHGVKPPNPEQYLTPLQQKEVTVRHLRTKLKESERRLHERESEIMELKSQLARMREDWIEEECHRVEAQLALKEARKEIKQLKQVIETMRSSLADKDKGIQKYFVDINIQNKKLESLLQSMEMAHNSSLRDELCLDFSFDSPEKSLPLSSTFDKMADGLSLEEQITEEGADSELLVGDSMAEGTDLLDEMVTATTTESGDLEFVHSTPGPQTLKALPLVSQEEGIAVVEQAVQTDVVPFSPAISELLQSVLKLQDSCPTSSASPDESGADSMESFSESISALMVDLTPRSPNSAILLSPVEVPFSKEAMEARANRLMRELDFAAYTEERLDSVLTLTQGSVVRQYWSSSFLVDLLAVAAPVVPTVLWAFSTQRGGTDPVYNIGALLRGCCVVALHSLRRTAFHMKT